One window from the genome of Cryptomeria japonica chromosome 6, Sugi_1.0, whole genome shotgun sequence encodes:
- the LOC131076987 gene encoding uncharacterized protein LOC131076987, whose amino-acid sequence MEGLSTCIERMVPDVEERDLIVSELQNYEGGRGKLFSSELARRGRTTQTPDAWWQNWGGNTPHLKKFALRVLCQPCSSSNCERNWSLFEAIHTKKRSKLAQKRLNDLVYVQYNLRLRVKKVEELEGGPIDLDDIDPYSGWTSQEQPPLFSDTDITDLER is encoded by the exons atggagggcctcagtacatgcattgagaggatggtacctgatgttgaggagagagacctcattgtgagtgagctccaaaattatgagggaggaaggggtaagctattctcttcagagctggctaggagaggaagaaccactcaaaccccag atgcttggtggcaaaattggggtggaaacaccccacatctcaaaaaatttgccctcagagtcttatgtcagccttgcagttcatccaattgtgagcgcaattggagcttgtttgaagcaatccacacgaagaagaggagcaagttagcgcagaaacggctcaatgaccttgtctacgtgcaatataatcttcgattgcgcgtaaagaaggtagaggaactagaaggtggtccaattgacttggatgatatagatccttacagtggttggacatcacaggagcagcctccattgttttccgacactgacatcactgatttggagaggtag